The following DNA comes from Chitinophagales bacterium.
TGCCAGTTTTGCAGGTTAGACTCCTGCTCTTTCTTTTTTGCCGAAAAAGGGAAATCTGTTTTTCCTAAATTCATAGGCGATGTGGCAGGATTATAGTCTTTATCTTTTTGGCTAAAAGAACCCATTTGATTAAAAGCATCTTCTTGGTCAAAATCTAAAGTGGGACGCACGCTATATTGCGATAAACCATGCCTTGCCGCTGCATTTACAAAAGTGTAAATTAAATGCTCTTCATCAAACTTAATTTCATGTTTGCTGGGATGTACGTTTATATCTATTTTGGCAGGATCAATATCCATAAAAAGCACAAACAAGGGATAGCGGTCTTTAGCTACTATATCTTCATAGGCTTTGTATATGGCATGGTTGAGGTAATTGCTTTTTATAAACCTATTATTTACAAAAATATACTGCTCTCCTCTGGTTTTTTTAGCATACTCGGGCTTGCCTATAAAACCGCTTATTTTTACGGCATCGGTTTCTTCAGAAATAGGCACTAATCTTTCGTTATAATTATCGCCCAAAATAGCTACTATCCTTTGTCTTAAATTACCTTCTTTTAAGTGGTAAATTTCTTCATCATCTATAAACAACGAAAATGCAACATTAGGATGTGGAATAGCAATTCTGTAAAACTCTTCAATAATATGTTTAACCTCTACATTATCACTTTTTAAAAAATTTCTACGTGCCGGAATATTAAAAAACAAGTTTTTAACTGCTGTATTTGTGCCTACTTGTGCCTGGCAGGGCTCTTGGTTTATTACTTTACTACCCTCTATTTGAATGGCTGTGCCTAAACTCTCATTTTCTTGGCGAGTTTTAAGCTCCACTTGTGCCACTGCCGCTATAGATGCCATAGCTTCGCCTCTAAAACCTTTGGTAACAATAGCAAATAAATCGTCTATGTTTTTAATTTTAGAAGTAGCGTGTTTTTCAAAACACATACGGGCATCAGTAGCACTCATGCCACTGCCATCATCTATAACCTGTATTAAAGATTTCCCTGCATTTTTAATAATTAGTTTTACATGGGTACTACCGGCATCTACTGAGTTTTCCATAAGCTCTTTAACTACGCTTGCAGGTCGCTGTATC
Coding sequences within:
- the mutL gene encoding DNA mismatch repair endonuclease MutL, whose protein sequence is MADIIQLLPDAIANQIAAGEVIQRPASVVKELMENSVDAGSTHVKLIIKNAGKSLIQVIDDGSGMSATDARMCFEKHATSKIKNIDDLFAIVTKGFRGEAMASIAAVAQVELKTRQENESLGTAIQIEGSKVINQEPCQAQVGTNTAVKNLFFNIPARRNFLKSDNVEVKHIIEEFYRIAIPHPNVAFSLFIDDEEIYHLKEGNLRQRIVAILGDNYNERLVPISEETDAVKISGFIGKPEYAKKTRGEQYIFVNNRFIKSNYLNHAIYKAYEDIVAKDRYPLFVLFMDIDPAKIDINVHPSKHEIKFDEEHLIYTFVNAAARHGLSQYSVRPTLDFDQEDAFNQMGSFSQKDKDYNPATSPMNLGKTDFPFSAKKKEQESNLQNWQDLYAINKSEQAQSLVQKIGKLHNELPIEENKNTENANTTKPYQIHNKYIVSPIKSGFILFQQNAMHQRILFERYLHILNTEKVASQQQLFPQTIALNASDAAIMKEILPDINNLGFEISDFGNNSFVIHSYPTDISYNNETQIIEDFIEQFKNSAGLNKFSKREKVAQSLAYSAAIKEGKKLSEQEMQNLIDQLFACENPYKTPSGRKTFVKYTLEEIDKQFLD